The following nucleotide sequence is from Trifolium pratense cultivar HEN17-A07 linkage group LG2, ARS_RC_1.1, whole genome shotgun sequence.
gttgaataattgatgtcTCGGAGATGAGGTGGGATAAAAACAATATTCCACTGTTGATGCAGCTACTGAGATAAAAAGGCAAAGCAACTGCTAGATATCAGAGGCCATTATTATCTTTAATATTTATGTCCGTAAACCCTATTTGTACAATATTCAATCAATCACAAGCAGATAACCTCAAGGACAAGGTTGGACAGGGGAGGGGGAGGGGGGGTGGGGAGTATTGCTAGATGTATGTAAGAACTAAGGACTGTTGCTGCGAGGGTTATTTAGTTGGGTTGAGATCATTAGAAAAAATAAAGCATGTTGCCTGTAAATAAGAGGAGGGGTAGAGAGGGATTGATATCTtgttatttaataaagaattggGGACTTTTGGTATAAGCAGATGCAGGCCCCCCGAAGTTCTGCAGTGTTCTATTTTATCTTTGTAATATGGGGTTTGtccctattttttttctaacaaGATATTGGGTTGTTATATAACTTCAATCTAAAAAAGTGAGCATATCCACTTTCAAGCATCAACAACTTAGATGATTCATTTCtatgttttattttactttCAGTAAGTATGAAATATTGCTGCAGTTTCAAATTAAAGATTGGTTCATAGAATACGTACAAGCAAGTTCATCATACGCGTCCTTCCCCACAACGTATATACTGACATCTCCAAGTATtgtatatacaatataaactgatctgataaagataaaaaatagaaGTAAAATACTAAATCATCATGTATACTAAAAGGAAATACATTCACACATCACATACACAAGAGAGAAAAGAAGTATACTAACTTGTGGCAAGCAACTAGAAGTTCTTCATTTTTTACACCCTTAAGATTATCAGCTCCTAGTTTGACCAAGAAAGAACGCCAGTGTAGGCGTTCCTCCGCAGGAACTCCATGAAAACTGCCACCATAAATCCATTAAGTTCTCATGATCaatttagttattatattaCTCTAGAGTATGAAACTATCTAACAATAATCCGTCCTCAATTTAGCAAGATAACATCAAAAGATTATCAAAATTTCTAAATATCAGTGTTGTTAAAACACGGATACGGTGGTTCTATAGCGTAGCAGAATTTTAAGTCACTATTGTTCCGTGATACCCtatttaggctctgtttgggaaggccaataagctagcttatagctcatagcttttagcttataagctaaaaccCCTATTTGgtaacagtttttaaaaaagagcttatagcttattttactagcttatagcttattttttaaacgctatttcaagtagcttatgagcttataacttatcatttttcttccaattttacccctatcagcttacttgaaaaaaattaaatattaattaaacatatatttttcatgtcatttcatacttataagctaattcaaccgctaattttaccaaacactacaaattcaatcagctagcttatttgctataaactaaaagctagcttataagttatccactattttttaccaaacagatcAGTCCTCGACTTTGTATGTGGTTAAATATAGGGATCAACTTGACAATTGAATAGAGTCGAGgacctttttgaaatatttataaaagtCGTGCATCTATTTGAGAGTGTCTTACAGAGCTAGACTAATTTGGCGGTTTACTCAAATGTCATAAAAAATTGCCAATAGCAGCATTGTTTATAGCACTCTTttcatattgaaatttgaacaaactgctatttttCAAGATCTGATTAACAACACTATTAAGTATATGATCTAGTAATTCGTTAATTGCTACAGAATTAAAGGGGTTAACCTACGAAAAAATAAGCTAaacaaatatcaaaattttcaaaagcgTATAGATCAAACAAACTGCAGAAAATTATAACGAGACaagaaaaaattgaggaaattgGTAAGTAGAATATATAgatcagaaacagaaaatagaaATGGAGAGAGAGAGTACCGTTCGATGAGGATGTTGCCCTCAGCGTTCGCAAACAGCACTGCGAGTATCATGTTTCTGATCGTTCTGAGAACAAACACCACCGTAGTGCGTCGTTAAATTCCCGTGTCCCAAATTACTTACATacccttagagtgtgtttggatgaggaattctagaaattcaagggatttaAAATAACAgacaattcaattgattcaattaaattcccttcattttcaaattttattgtttggatAAAGCGATGaaattgtttggataaatttttattaagaatattTAATTAAGCTTGCATCAACTCttgcaaaccctaaacctaaccAAAACTTGCAAATTTACCTTGGACCAAATTTAGGAGAGACTTTGTTTTCTGATTTTTGTTAGTTAGGGgcattttaggttttttgatgTGGTGTCAAATTTTTAGATATGggtattttaggttttttcagGGCACATTAAACACAGATAACGATACAAAATCCTAATCACGATtatgattataataataaacaaataacgAAATCACGAAATTCATATGAATCGCACAATCAAGAACTTCGAAAgtgaaatcaaacaaaatatatagatataaacgatgaataatatgaatatgattaaGAATTAAACGATGGAAATTGAAGAATCAGTGAAAGTACCGTGGCGGCGCAAATCTGAGAGGAGGCCgcagagagagtgagagagaagaGGCGTGCCCTAGCAAATCTGTGGATTCgatgagaaag
It contains:
- the LOC123908091 gene encoding TSET complex member tstD-like; the encoded protein is MILAVLFANAEGNILIERFHGVPAEERLHWRSFLVKLGADNLKGVKNEELLVACHKSVYIVYTILGDVSIYVVGKDAYDELALSEVIFTITSAVKDVCGKPPTERRFLDKYGRICLCLDEIVWKGYLENTEKDRIKRLIRLKPPTEF